The following coding sequences are from one Methanomassiliicoccales archaeon window:
- a CDS encoding tRNA(Ile)(2)-agmatinylcytidine synthase: MIVAFDDTDSTEGMCTTFLATKIIEELESYDLIGFPRLVRLNPAVPWKTRGNGAIAMRFGHGRGKKTQIGMISGSPVYSYERGESDVKLEEVAQRCGEVLKRWARTEEGASPGLVVTRTKPRESFYWNAVRSIVERGLVEEELKRIGAIKFELSGGRGIIGATAAAAWRPKDRTYEIITYRFENKWGTEREIDESTVKSLDSTFPSTFNNYDLGQERIAIAPHSPCPILFGIRGDDVNELVPAMQSIKGEPAERWLIYLTNQGTDDHIITDWRELTPCRSYAVKGVVLGGPTTIKGGHVVFKMLPDQYRMPIDCTAYEPSKSFRDVIRALNPGDRIVVYGELRDEPRTLNIEKLRVLDLVESREKTGNPVCPSCGKRMKSIGRSAGYRCRRCGSKASEADADYRIVPRPIQIGWYEPPVCSRRHLSKPLKRVLQKPLRFCRSPTETQAILK; this comes from the coding sequence ATGATCGTTGCGTTCGACGATACCGATTCGACAGAGGGTATGTGCACAACTTTTCTCGCGACCAAGATCATCGAGGAGCTTGAAAGCTACGATCTTATCGGATTCCCTCGCCTCGTCCGCCTCAATCCCGCTGTACCATGGAAGACGCGCGGGAATGGGGCGATTGCCATGCGTTTTGGACATGGGCGGGGGAAGAAGACCCAAATTGGTATGATCTCTGGGTCACCAGTTTATTCGTATGAGCGGGGAGAGAGCGACGTGAAGCTTGAGGAAGTCGCCCAACGCTGTGGCGAAGTCCTCAAGCGGTGGGCGAGGACGGAGGAGGGAGCGAGCCCTGGCCTCGTCGTCACGAGGACGAAACCACGGGAATCTTTCTACTGGAACGCTGTACGCAGTATCGTGGAAAGGGGACTTGTAGAGGAGGAACTGAAAAGAATCGGTGCGATTAAATTCGAACTCTCCGGTGGAAGGGGAATCATTGGTGCGACAGCCGCAGCCGCCTGGCGGCCAAAAGATCGGACCTATGAAATCATTACTTACCGCTTCGAGAATAAGTGGGGGACAGAACGTGAAATCGATGAGAGCACCGTGAAGTCATTGGACTCAACATTTCCATCGACGTTTAACAATTATGATCTTGGGCAGGAGAGAATCGCGATCGCGCCACATTCGCCATGTCCCATCCTTTTTGGCATCAGGGGTGACGATGTGAATGAACTCGTCCCTGCGATGCAATCGATTAAGGGCGAACCTGCAGAACGATGGCTCATTTACCTCACCAATCAGGGTACGGACGACCACATCATTACAGATTGGAGGGAATTAACTCCGTGCAGGTCTTATGCTGTTAAAGGCGTTGTACTCGGAGGACCTACTACGATCAAGGGAGGGCATGTAGTGTTCAAGATGCTACCAGACCAGTATCGAATGCCGATTGATTGTACGGCGTATGAACCTTCAAAAAGTTTCAGGGATGTAATTAGAGCGCTGAATCCCGGCGATCGGATCGTCGTTTACGGGGAGTTGAGGGACGAACCCAGAACCCTTAACATCGAAAAATTGAGAGTCCTTGATTTAGTAGAATCGAGGGAAAAGACTGGGAATCCAGTTTGCCCTTCCTGCGGGAAGCGCATGAAATCGATTGGAAGAAGCGCTGGCTATCGGTGTCGCCGATGCGGAAGTAAGGCATCCGAAGCAGATGCTGATTACCGCATTGTCCCGCGGCCAATCCAGATCGGGTGGTACGAACCTCCAGTTTGTTCCCGCAGACACCTGAGCAAGCCGCTAAAGAGAGTTCTGCAAAAGCCATTACGATTTTGTCGATCGCCGACAGAA